TAGGGGTGCAGGATCGCGTTGGCCTTGGCGATGATCTCCTCGATGGTGGTGTTGCGGACCGAGTGCTGGCTGTTCGGGTCCACTTCGCCCAGGTCCACGTACATACGGAACAGGTGGCCGCCTTCGCGCGGGATCAGCAGGATGCTGCCCTCGGCGCCCTGGATGGCGCACTTGGTCCGGATGTCCGGGAAGTCGGTGACGGCCAGCGTGTCCATGACGCCCCAGGCGTGGTTCGCCTGGTCGCCGGCAAGGGTGCAGCCGATGGCCTGGCGCACCTTGCTGCGCGCGCCATCCGCGCCCACCACATACTTGGCGCGGACAATCCGCTCCTGGCCTTCGTTGGGTCCGGCGGTGTGGCGGAGGGTCACCGTGACGGGGTAGTCGCCCTCACCGGTTACCGTCAGGCCCTCGAAGTCGTAGCCGTAGTCAGGCTTGAGGCGGGTGGGCGAGTTCGCGGCAAATTCCGCGAAATAATCCAGCACGCGGGCCTGGTTGACGATCAGGTGCGGGAACTCGCTGATGCCCATCTCGTCATCCACGGCCCGGGCAGTCCGGATGATGTTCGCGTGGTTGGCCGGATCCGGCTTCCAGAATGCCATTTCGGTGATGCGGTACGCCTCGGCGATGATCCGCTCCGCGAAACCGAAAGCCTGGAACGTCTCCACGCTGCGCGCCTGGATGCCGTCGGCCTGCCCGATGGCGAGCCTGCCGGGGCGGCGTTCGATGATGCGGGTGGTCACGTTGGGGAACATGGACAGCTGGGCCGCGGCGAGCATGCCGGCAGGCCCGGTGCCCACGATGAGGACGTCCACTTCGTCGGGAAGTTCCTCGGGGCGGTTAAGGCCGACGCCTGCGGCCGGCTGGACACGCGGGTCACCGGATACGTATCCGTGGTGGTGGAACTGCACGGGCTTTCCTCACTTCGTTGTGGATGACTATCGGGGCTAAAGCGTGTTCTATATCAGAACACACGATTCGATAATCGAAACTGTAAATCTGGCTTCCACTGTACGCCCGATGTGATCCGGGCGACAAGTGCCCTCGGCCCGCTCGCCAAAAGCCCGGAAAACCAGGGGTTGACGGACCGCGCCGGATGGGTGATAGTGATCGTATACGATTTCGTACCTGATGAGGAGAAGGCTTTGGAGCAGGTCAACGGCGACACCCTGGCGGCAGCACGCAAGGTGATCGCAGTGCACATCAACTACCCCAGTCGGGCCGCCCAGCGGGGCCGCACCCCGGCGCAGCCGTCCTACTTCCTCAAGCCTTCCAGCTCGCTGGCACTGGGCGGAAGCCCCGTTGAGCGGCCCGCCGGCTGCGAACTGCTCGGTTACGAGGGTGAGATCGCCCTGGTGATCGGCAAGGCCGCCCGCCGTGTTTCGATTGAGGACGCCTGGAACCACGTCGCGGCCGTCACCGCCAGCAACGACCTCGGCGTGTACGACCTCCGCTACGCGGACAAGGGCTCCAACCTCCGGTCCAAGGGCGGCGACGGGTTCACCCCCGTGGGCCCGGCACTGATCCCGGCAGACGCCGTCGACCCCGCCAAGCTGCGCATCCGCACCTGGCACAACGGGGACCTGGTCCAGGACGACACCACCGGGGACCTGCTCTTCCCGTTCGCCCGGCTCGTCGCGGACCTGTCCCAGCTGCTCACGCTCGAGGAAGGTGACATCATCCTTACCGGCACCCCGGCCGGCGCCTCGGTCGCCAAGCCGGGCGACGTGCTGGAAGTGGAAGTGGGGACGATCGACGGCGGCCTGTCCACCGGCCGGCTGGTCACCACCGTTGAGGAAGGCACGACGGCGTTCGCGGACTTTGGTGCCCGGCCCAAGGTCGATGACCTGCAGCGGGAGGAAGCCTACGGTTCCCGTGAAGCCGCGGGGCTTGCCGCCGTCGGGCCTGTCCTGACCCCGGAGCTGAAAGCCAAGCTGGAGTCCGTCGCCACCGCCACCCTGTCCTCCCAGATGCGCAAGCGGGGCCTTAACAACGTCAGCATCGACGGACTGCAGGCCACCCGCCCGGACCGCCGCGTGGTGGGCCTGGCCCGCACTCTCCGCTACGTCCCCAACCGCGAGGACTTGTTCAAGACCCACGGCGGCGGCTTCAACGCCCAGAAGAAGGCCATCGACTCCGTGAACGAAGGCGAAATCCTGGTCATGGAAGCCCGCGGTGAAAAGGGAACCGGCACTGTGGGCGACATCCTGGCCCTCCGTGCCCAGGTCCGCGGTGCCGCGGCCATCATCACCGACGGCGGCGTCCGCGACTACTCCGCCGTGGCGGACCTGGAGATGCCCACCTACTTCGCCAATCCGCATCCGGCCGTGCTGGGCCGCCGCCACATCCCGTGGGACACGGACATCACCATCGCGTGCGGCGGAGCCACCGTCCAGCCCGGCGACATCATCGTGGCCGATTCCGACGGCATCCTGGTGATCCCCCCGGCCATCGCCGACGAACTGGTGGAGGACTGCATCCAGCAGGAGAAGGAAGAAACCTTCATCTTCGAGATGGTCAAGCAGGGCAACAGCGTGGACGGCCTCTACCCCATGAACTCCGAATGGCAGGCAAAGTACAACGAATGGGCAGGCACCAATGAGTGAGGCCACCATGGTTGCCGGCAGCAAGTCCGAGCAGGCCTACCAAGCCGTCAAGGCCCGGATCGTGGAAGGCACCTACACCCCCGGCTACCGGCTGGTCCTGGGCTCCATCGCCAAGGACCTGGGGTTCAGCGTGGTCCCCGTCCGCGAAGCCATCCGCCGGCTGGAAGCCGAAGGCCTGGTGACGTTCGAACGCAACGTGGGCGCCACCGTGGCCGGCATTGATCCCACCGAATACCTCTACACCATGCAGACCCTCAGCATCGTGGAAGGCGCCGCCACAGCGCTGTCCGCCCCGCTGATCGATCCCGCAGCCGTGGCCAGGGCCCGCGCCGTGAACGAAGAGATGCGCGCGTGCCTGGACCACTTCGACCCCGTGCGGTTCACGCAGCTCAACCAGGACTTCCACAGCGTCCTGTTCGAGCACTGCCCCAACCCCCACATCCTGGACCTGGTGCACCGCGGCTGGAACCGGCTCGCAGCCATCCGGTCCTCCACGTTCCGCTTCGTCCCGGGCCGCGCCCGCGAGTCCGTGGATGAACACGAAAACCTGCTGAAGCTCATCGAAACGGGAGCCGACGCAGAGCAGATCGAAAAAGCCGCCAGGCTCCACCGCTCGGCAACCCTTGACGCATATCTCGCCCAAGCAAAGCACCAGTAAGGACTTCAACGATGACGACCTCAGTAGAAACTTCCAAGCACTACGTCCCTGAGGACCTGCCCACCCACATCCAGCACTACATCAACGGCCAGTTCGTTGACTCCGTGGGCGGCAAGACCTTCGATGTCCTGGACCCGGTGTCCAACCGGAACTACGCCACCGCCGCGGCCGGTCAAAAGGAAGACATCGACCTCGCCGTCGCCGCAGCCCGCGAAGCGTTCGTGAATGGCCCTTGGCCGAAGATGAAGCCCCGCGAACGGGCCCGGATCCTGAACAAGATCGCCGACGCCGTCGAGGCCCAGGAAGCCCGCCTCGCCGAACTCGAAACCTTCGATACCGGCCTGCCCATTACGCAGGCCAAGGGCCAGGCCCTCCGCGCCGCCGAGAACTTCCGCTTCTTCGCTGACCTGATCGTGGCCCAGTTTGATGACGCCATGAAGGTCCCGGGCTCGCAGATCAACTATGTGAACCGCAAACCGATCGGCGTCGCGGGCCTCATCACCCCGTGGAACACCCCGTTCATGCTCGAGTCCTGGAAGCTGGCCCCCGCGCTGGCCACCGGCAACACCGTGGTCCTCAAGCCGGCCGAGTTCACGCCGCTCTCCGCGTCGCTGTGGGCCACCATCTTCAAGGACGCCGGCCTTCCCGACGGCGTCTTCAACCTGGTCAACGGCCTGGGCGAGGAAGCCGGCGACGCGCTGGTGAAGCACCCGGACGTCCCGCTGATCTCCTTCACCGGCGAGACCACCACCGGCCAGACGATCTTCCGGAACGCCGCCGCCAACCTCAAGGGCCTCTCCATGGAGCTTGGTGGCAAGTCCCCGTGCGTCGTTTTCGCGGACGCCGACCTGGACGCCGCCATCGATTCCGCCCTGTTCGGCGTCTTCTCCCTCAACGGCGAACGCTGCACCGCCGGCTCCCGCATCCTGGTTGAGCGCGCCATCTATGACGAGTTCTGCGGGAAGTACGCCGCCCGCGCAAAGAACATCGTGGTGGGCGATCCGCACGACCCCAAGACCCAGGTGGGCGCCCTGGTCCACCCCGAGCACTACGAGAAGGTGGCATCCTACGTGGAGATCGGCAAGTCCGAAGGCCGGCTCCTGGCCGGCGGCGGCCGCCCCGACCACCTGCCCGAAGGCAACTACATCGCACCCACGGTGTTTGCCGACGTCGCCCCCGACGCCCGGATCTTCCAGGAGGAAATCTTCGGACCCGTCGTGGCCATCACCCCGTTCGAGAACGACGACGAGGCCCTCGCCCTGGCGAACAACACCAAGTACGGCCTGGCCGCCTACATCTGGACCCAGAACCTCACCCGGGCCCACAACTTCTCGCAGAACGTCGAGGCCGGCATGGTGTGGCTGAACAGCCACAACGTCCGGGACCTGCGCACCCCGTTCGGCGGCGTCAAGGCCTCCGGGCTGGGCCACGAGGGCGGCTACCGCTCCATCGACTTCTACACCGACCAGCAGGCCGTGCACATCACGCTCGGTACCGTCCACACCCCCAAATTCGGCGCCTAAGCGCTCCCACCCACCTTTTCAAAGAAGAGAGAATCCAATGACCAACTTCGTCCCCACCCCCACCGTCCCGGCACCGGACATCGTCCGCTGCGCCTACATGGAAATCGTGGTCACGGACCTCGCCAGGTCCCGTGAGTTCTACGTGGACGTCCTGGGCCTGCACGTCACCGAGGAAGACGAGAACAACATCTACCTGCGCTCCCTGGAGGAGTTCATCCACCACAACCTGGTGCTGCGCAAGGGTCCCATCGCCGCCGTCGCGGCCTTCGCCTACCGCGTGAAGTCCCCCGCCGAGGTGGACGCCGCCGAGGCCTACTACAAGGAGCTCGGCTGCCGGGTGGAGCGCCGCAAGGAAGGCTTCACCAAGGGCATCGGCGACTCCGTCCGCGTGGAGGACCCGCTGGGCTTCCCCTACGAGTTCTTCCACGAGGTGGAGCACGTGGAGCGCCTCACCCAGCGCTACGACCTCTACTCCGCCGGTGAACTGGTCCGTTTGGACCACTTCAACCAGGTGACCCCGGACGTCCCCAAGGGCCGCAAGTACCTGGAGGACCTGGGCTTCCGCGTCTCCGAGGACATCAAGGATTCCGACGGCGTCACCTACGCCGCGTGGATGCACCGCAAGCAGACCGTCCACGATACCGCCCTCACCGGCGGCAACGGCCCGCGCATGCACCACGTCGCGTTCGCCACCCACGAGAAGCACAACATCATCCAGATATGCGACAAGATGGGCGCCCTGCGCATCAGCGACCGGATCGAACGCGGCCCCGGCCGGCACGGCGTCTCCAACGCCTTCTACCTCTACATCCTGGACCCGGACGGCCACCGCATCGAGATCTACACCCAGGACTACTACACCGGCGACCCGGACAACCCCACCATCACCTGGGACGTCCACGACAACCAGCGCCGCGACTGGTGGGGCAACCCCGTGGTCCCGTCCTGGTACACCGAGGCTTCCCTGGTCCTGGACCTGGACGGCAACCCGCAGCCGGTCATCGTCCGCGAGGAAAAGTCCGAGATGGCCGTGACCGTGGGCGCCGACGGCTTCTCCTACACCCGCAAGCCGGAGGGTGAAGCTGCCGAGGGCTTCAAGCTGGGAGTCCAGGTCTAACCATGCTGGAGCCGACGACGATTGAGGCCATCGCGGACGAACTGGTGCAAGCCGGCCGGACCCGCACCCCTGTCCCCCGCCTGACCGCCCGCTACCCGGAGATGACGGTGGAGGACTCCTACGCGGTGCAGCAGCTGTGGCGCCGCCGGAATGAGGACGCCGGCCGGACCCTGGTGGGGCGCAAGATCGGCCTCACGTCCAAGGCCATGCAGGCCGCCACCGGCATCACCGAACCGGACTACGGCGCCATCTTCGACGACATGGTGCTGGAAACCGGCTGCTCCGTGGAGTGGGACCGGTACACGCATCCGCGGGTGGAGGTGGAACTGGCGTTCGTCCTGAAAGACGGGCTGAAGGGCCCGGGCGTCACCATCTTCGATGTCCTGAAGGCCACCGAC
This region of Arthrobacter sp. DNA4 genomic DNA includes:
- a CDS encoding fumarylacetoacetate hydrolase family protein gives rise to the protein MEQVNGDTLAAARKVIAVHINYPSRAAQRGRTPAQPSYFLKPSSSLALGGSPVERPAGCELLGYEGEIALVIGKAARRVSIEDAWNHVAAVTASNDLGVYDLRYADKGSNLRSKGGDGFTPVGPALIPADAVDPAKLRIRTWHNGDLVQDDTTGDLLFPFARLVADLSQLLTLEEGDIILTGTPAGASVAKPGDVLEVEVGTIDGGLSTGRLVTTVEEGTTAFADFGARPKVDDLQREEAYGSREAAGLAAVGPVLTPELKAKLESVATATLSSQMRKRGLNNVSIDGLQATRPDRRVVGLARTLRYVPNREDLFKTHGGGFNAQKKAIDSVNEGEILVMEARGEKGTGTVGDILALRAQVRGAAAIITDGGVRDYSAVADLEMPTYFANPHPAVLGRRHIPWDTDITIACGGATVQPGDIIVADSDGILVIPPAIADELVEDCIQQEKEETFIFEMVKQGNSVDGLYPMNSEWQAKYNEWAGTNE
- a CDS encoding GntR family transcriptional regulator; translation: MSEATMVAGSKSEQAYQAVKARIVEGTYTPGYRLVLGSIAKDLGFSVVPVREAIRRLEAEGLVTFERNVGATVAGIDPTEYLYTMQTLSIVEGAATALSAPLIDPAAVARARAVNEEMRACLDHFDPVRFTQLNQDFHSVLFEHCPNPHILDLVHRGWNRLAAIRSSTFRFVPGRARESVDEHENLLKLIETGADAEQIEKAARLHRSATLDAYLAQAKHQ
- the hpaE gene encoding 5-carboxymethyl-2-hydroxymuconate semialdehyde dehydrogenase, translating into MTTSVETSKHYVPEDLPTHIQHYINGQFVDSVGGKTFDVLDPVSNRNYATAAAGQKEDIDLAVAAAREAFVNGPWPKMKPRERARILNKIADAVEAQEARLAELETFDTGLPITQAKGQALRAAENFRFFADLIVAQFDDAMKVPGSQINYVNRKPIGVAGLITPWNTPFMLESWKLAPALATGNTVVLKPAEFTPLSASLWATIFKDAGLPDGVFNLVNGLGEEAGDALVKHPDVPLISFTGETTTGQTIFRNAAANLKGLSMELGGKSPCVVFADADLDAAIDSALFGVFSLNGERCTAGSRILVERAIYDEFCGKYAARAKNIVVGDPHDPKTQVGALVHPEHYEKVASYVEIGKSEGRLLAGGGRPDHLPEGNYIAPTVFADVAPDARIFQEEIFGPVVAITPFENDDEALALANNTKYGLAAYIWTQNLTRAHNFSQNVEAGMVWLNSHNVRDLRTPFGGVKASGLGHEGGYRSIDFYTDQQAVHITLGTVHTPKFGA
- the hpaD gene encoding 3,4-dihydroxyphenylacetate 2,3-dioxygenase, whose product is MTNFVPTPTVPAPDIVRCAYMEIVVTDLARSREFYVDVLGLHVTEEDENNIYLRSLEEFIHHNLVLRKGPIAAVAAFAYRVKSPAEVDAAEAYYKELGCRVERRKEGFTKGIGDSVRVEDPLGFPYEFFHEVEHVERLTQRYDLYSAGELVRLDHFNQVTPDVPKGRKYLEDLGFRVSEDIKDSDGVTYAAWMHRKQTVHDTALTGGNGPRMHHVAFATHEKHNIIQICDKMGALRISDRIERGPGRHGVSNAFYLYILDPDGHRIEIYTQDYYTGDPDNPTITWDVHDNQRRDWWGNPVVPSWYTEASLVLDLDGNPQPVIVREEKSEMAVTVGADGFSYTRKPEGEAAEGFKLGVQV
- the hpaH gene encoding 2-oxo-hept-4-ene-1,7-dioate hydratase, with translation MLEPTTIEAIADELVQAGRTRTPVPRLTARYPEMTVEDSYAVQQLWRRRNEDAGRTLVGRKIGLTSKAMQAATGITEPDYGAIFDDMVLETGCSVEWDRYTHPRVEVELAFVLKDGLKGPGVTIFDVLKATDYVVPALEILDSRIEMEGRTIVDTISDNAAMGAMVIGGNPVKPDAVDLRWVSAILYKNQTVEETGVAAGVLDHPANGVHWLANKIAAHGDSLKAGDIILAGSFTRPLWVYKGDTVHADYGPLGVVTCRFE